One stretch of Streptomyces sp. NBC_01363 DNA includes these proteins:
- a CDS encoding NAD-glutamate dehydrogenase encodes MQTKLDEAKAELLARAAKVADNSPGGGVGGPGGTSRVRVAAAGAEQERPGQDVLLSYLQRYYLHTAPEDIAGRDPVDVFGAASSHYRLAETRPQGTANVRVHTPTVEENGWTCSHTVVEVVTDDMPFLVDSVTNELSRQGRGIHVVIHPQVVVRRDVTGKLIEVLAEGNGIAGGPQGRKGGAGAKDAKNELPHDALVESWIHVEIDRETDRADLQQIAADLLRVLSDVRETVEDWDKMRDAAMRIADDLPGEPLDDLADEEVNEARELLRWLAADHFTFLGYREYELKETDSLAAVPGTGLGILRSDPHHSVDEAHPVSPSFDRLPADARAKARERKLLVLTKANSRSTVHRPSYLDYVGVKKFDTDGNVIGERRFLGLFSSAAYTESVRRVPVIRRKVAEVLEGAGFSPNSHDGRDLLQILETYPRDELFQTPVDQLRSVVTSVLYLQERRRLRLYLRQDEYGRYYSAIVYLPRDRYTTGVRLRLIDILKEELGGTSVDFTAWNTESILSRLHFVVRVAPGTELPDLTDAEADRIEARLVEAARSWADGFQEALGAECGEERAAELLRQYGHSFPEGYKADHTPRSAVADLVHLEALKQDENDFALSLYEPVGAAPGERRFKIYRTGEQVSLSAVLPALQRLGVEVVDERPYELRCADRTHAWIYDFGLRMPQTNGNGNYLADDARDRFQDAFAAVWTGEAENDGFNSLVLGAGLSWRQAMVLRAYAKYLRQAGSTFSQDYMESTLRNNVHTTRLLVSLFEARMSPERQNAGTELTDGLLEELDGALDQVASLDEDRILRSFLTVIKATLRTNFFQSASEGSGKRGQRAGSGKPHPYVSMKFDPQSIPDLPAPRPAFEIWVYSPRVEGVHLRFGKVARGGLRWSDRREDFRTEILGLVKAQMVKNTVIVPVGAKGGFVAKQLPDPAVDRDAWMAEGIASYRTFISALLDITDNMVAGEVVPPKNVVRHDEDDTYLVVAADKGTASFSDIANEVAVGYGFWLGDAFASGGSAGYDHKGMGITARGAWESVKRHFRELGHDTQTEDFTVVGVGDMSGDVFGNGMLLSEHIRLVAAFDHRHIFIDPTPDAATSYAERRRLFDLPRSSWADYNKDLLSAGGGIHSRSAKSIPINAHVREALGIEPGVTKMTPAELMQTILKAPVDLLWNGGIGTYIKSSAESNADVGDKANDAIRVNGEDLRAKVVGEGGNLGATQLGRIEFARGGGRINTDAIDNSAGVDTSDHEVNIKILLNGLVRDGDMTVKQRNKLLAEMTDEIGRLVLRNNYAQNVALANATSQSSSLLHAHQRFMRRLGRDGDLDRGLEFLPNDRQIRELLNGGKGLSQPELAVLLAYTKITAARELIRTSLPDDEHLQKLLHAYFPQQLREQFPEAVDGHALRREIITTVLVNDTVNSGGSTFLHRLREETGASIEEIVRAQFAAREIFGLGQVWDAVEALDNQVAADVQTRIRLHSRRLVERGSRWLLGNRPQPLEIAGTIDFFKAGVDQVWAELPKMLMGADLEWYQSILDELTEAGVPGELAQRVAGFSSAFPVLDIVAIAERTGKDPLSVAEVYYDLADRLGITQLMDRIIELPRADRWQSMARASIREDLYAAHAALTADVLSAGNGTSTPEERFEAWEEKNAAILTRSRSTLEEIRGSDAFDLANLSVAMRTMRTLLRTHA; translated from the coding sequence ATGCAGACCAAGCTGGACGAAGCCAAGGCCGAGCTGCTCGCACGGGCCGCCAAGGTAGCTGACAACAGCCCGGGCGGTGGTGTCGGTGGCCCGGGAGGTACCTCCCGGGTGCGTGTTGCGGCCGCCGGGGCCGAGCAGGAGCGTCCCGGACAGGACGTGCTCCTCTCCTACCTCCAGCGCTACTACCTGCACACCGCTCCGGAGGACATCGCGGGCCGCGACCCCGTGGACGTCTTCGGTGCCGCCTCCTCCCACTACCGCCTCGCCGAGACGCGCCCGCAGGGCACGGCGAACGTCCGGGTGCACACCCCGACCGTCGAGGAGAACGGCTGGACGTGCAGCCACACGGTCGTCGAGGTCGTCACCGACGACATGCCGTTCCTGGTCGACTCCGTCACCAATGAGCTGTCCCGGCAGGGGCGCGGCATCCACGTCGTGATCCACCCGCAGGTCGTCGTACGCCGCGACGTCACCGGCAAGCTCATCGAGGTCCTCGCCGAGGGCAACGGCATCGCGGGGGGCCCGCAGGGCCGCAAGGGCGGCGCGGGCGCCAAGGACGCGAAGAACGAGCTGCCGCACGACGCGCTCGTCGAGTCCTGGATCCACGTCGAGATCGACCGCGAGACCGACCGCGCCGACCTCCAGCAGATCGCCGCCGACCTGCTGCGCGTGCTGTCCGACGTGCGGGAGACCGTCGAGGACTGGGACAAGATGCGTGATGCCGCGATGCGCATCGCCGACGACCTGCCCGGTGAGCCGCTCGACGACCTCGCCGACGAAGAGGTGAACGAGGCCAGGGAGCTGCTGCGCTGGCTCGCCGCCGATCACTTCACCTTCCTCGGCTACCGCGAGTACGAGCTGAAGGAGACCGACTCGCTGGCCGCCGTCCCCGGCACCGGCCTCGGCATCCTGCGCTCCGACCCGCACCACAGCGTCGACGAGGCGCACCCCGTCAGCCCGTCCTTCGACCGGCTGCCCGCCGACGCACGGGCCAAGGCCCGTGAACGCAAGCTCCTCGTCCTCACCAAGGCCAACAGCCGGTCGACCGTCCACCGCCCCAGCTACCTCGACTACGTCGGCGTGAAGAAGTTCGACACGGACGGCAACGTCATCGGTGAGCGCCGCTTCCTCGGACTGTTCTCCTCCGCCGCCTACACCGAGTCCGTGCGCCGGGTGCCCGTCATCCGCCGCAAGGTCGCCGAGGTGCTGGAGGGCGCGGGCTTCTCGCCCAACAGCCACGACGGCCGCGACCTGCTGCAGATCCTGGAGACGTACCCGCGCGACGAGCTCTTCCAGACGCCCGTCGACCAGCTGCGCTCCGTCGTCACCTCCGTGCTGTACCTCCAGGAGCGCCGCCGGCTGCGGCTCTACCTGCGCCAGGACGAGTACGGGCGCTACTACTCCGCGATCGTCTACCTGCCGCGCGACCGCTACACCACCGGTGTGCGGCTCCGCCTGATCGACATCCTCAAGGAGGAACTGGGCGGCACCAGCGTCGACTTCACCGCCTGGAACACCGAGTCGATCCTCTCCCGGCTGCACTTCGTCGTCCGCGTCGCGCCCGGCACCGAGCTGCCCGACCTCACCGACGCCGAGGCCGACCGCATCGAGGCCCGGCTCGTCGAGGCCGCACGCTCCTGGGCCGACGGCTTCCAGGAGGCGCTGGGCGCCGAGTGCGGCGAGGAGCGCGCCGCCGAGCTGCTGCGCCAGTACGGCCACTCGTTCCCCGAGGGCTACAAGGCCGACCACACGCCGCGCTCCGCCGTGGCCGACCTGGTCCACCTCGAAGCGCTCAAGCAGGACGAGAACGACTTCGCCCTCAGCCTGTACGAGCCGGTCGGCGCCGCCCCCGGCGAGCGCCGCTTCAAGATCTACCGGACCGGTGAGCAGGTCTCCCTCTCCGCCGTGCTCCCGGCCCTCCAGCGGCTCGGCGTCGAGGTCGTCGACGAGCGTCCGTACGAGCTGCGCTGCGCGGACCGTACGCACGCCTGGATCTACGACTTCGGGCTCCGGATGCCGCAGACCAACGGCAACGGCAACTATCTCGCCGATGACGCCCGCGACCGCTTCCAGGACGCCTTCGCCGCCGTGTGGACCGGTGAGGCCGAGAACGACGGCTTCAACTCGCTGGTGCTGGGCGCCGGTCTGAGCTGGCGCCAGGCGATGGTGCTGCGCGCGTACGCGAAGTACCTGCGCCAGGCCGGGTCGACGTTCAGCCAGGACTACATGGAGAGCACGCTCCGCAACAACGTCCACACCACCCGGCTGCTGGTCTCGCTCTTCGAGGCCCGGATGTCCCCGGAGCGGCAGAACGCCGGCACCGAGCTGACCGACGGCCTCCTCGAAGAGCTGGACGGGGCCCTGGACCAGGTCGCCTCGCTCGACGAGGATCGCATCCTGCGGTCCTTCCTCACCGTCATCAAGGCCACCCTGCGCACCAATTTCTTCCAGAGCGCAAGCGAGGGAAGCGGCAAGAGGGGGCAGCGGGCGGGCAGTGGCAAGCCGCATCCGTACGTCTCGATGAAGTTCGACCCGCAGTCCATCCCGGATCTGCCGGCGCCCCGCCCGGCCTTCGAGATCTGGGTCTACTCGCCGCGCGTCGAGGGCGTGCACCTGCGCTTCGGCAAGGTCGCCCGAGGCGGTCTGCGCTGGTCGGACCGGCGCGAGGACTTCCGTACGGAGATCCTCGGCCTGGTCAAGGCGCAGATGGTGAAGAACACCGTCATCGTGCCGGTCGGCGCCAAGGGCGGATTCGTCGCCAAGCAGCTCCCGGACCCGGCCGTCGACCGTGACGCCTGGATGGCCGAGGGCATCGCCTCGTACCGCACCTTCATCTCGGCGCTGCTCGACATCACCGACAACATGGTGGCCGGCGAGGTCGTGCCGCCCAAGAACGTCGTCCGGCACGACGAGGACGACACCTACCTGGTCGTCGCCGCCGACAAGGGCACCGCGAGCTTCTCCGACATCGCCAACGAGGTCGCCGTCGGGTACGGCTTCTGGCTCGGCGACGCCTTCGCCTCCGGCGGCTCCGCGGGCTACGACCACAAGGGCATGGGCATCACCGCCCGCGGCGCCTGGGAGTCCGTCAAGCGGCACTTCCGCGAGCTGGGCCACGACACCCAGACCGAGGACTTCACCGTCGTCGGCGTCGGTGACATGTCCGGTGACGTGTTCGGCAACGGCATGCTGCTCTCCGAGCACATCCGGCTCGTCGCGGCCTTCGACCACCGGCACATCTTCATCGACCCGACCCCGGACGCCGCCACCTCGTACGCCGAGCGGCGCCGCCTGTTCGACCTGCCGCGCAGCTCCTGGGCCGACTACAACAAGGACCTGCTCTCCGCGGGCGGCGGCATCCATTCGCGCAGCGCCAAGTCCATCCCGATCAACGCGCACGTCCGCGAGGCGCTCGGCATCGAGCCGGGTGTCACCAAGATGACGCCCGCCGAGCTGATGCAGACCATCCTCAAGGCCCCCGTGGACCTGCTGTGGAACGGCGGCATCGGTACGTACATCAAGTCCTCCGCCGAGTCGAACGCGGACGTCGGCGACAAGGCCAACGACGCGATCCGCGTCAACGGCGAGGACCTGCGGGCCAAGGTCGTCGGCGAGGGCGGCAACCTCGGCGCCACCCAGCTCGGCCGGATCGAGTTCGCCCGGGGCGGTGGCCGGATCAACACCGACGCGATCGACAACAGCGCCGGTGTGGACACCTCCGACCACGAGGTGAACATCAAGATCCTGCTCAACGGCCTGGTCCGGGACGGCGACATGACCGTCAAGCAGCGCAACAAGCTGCTCGCCGAGATGACCGACGAGATCGGCCGTCTCGTCCTGCGCAACAACTACGCGCAGAACGTCGCACTCGCCAACGCCACGTCCCAGTCCTCCTCGCTGCTCCACGCCCACCAGCGCTTCATGCGCCGGCTGGGCCGTGACGGGGACCTCGATCGCGGGCTGGAGTTCCTGCCCAACGACCGCCAGATCCGTGAGCTGCTCAACGGCGGCAAGGGGCTCAGCCAGCCCGAGCTGGCCGTGCTGCTCGCGTACACGAAGATCACCGCGGCCCGGGAGCTGATCCGGACCAGCCTGCCGGACGACGAGCACCTGCAGAAGCTGCTGCACGCCTACTTCCCGCAGCAACTGCGCGAGCAGTTCCCCGAGGCGGTCGACGGACACGCGCTGCGGCGCGAGATCATCACCACGGTCCTGGTCAACGACACCGTGAACAGTGGTGGTTCGACCTTCCTGCACCGGCTGCGGGAAGAGACCGGTGCCTCGATCGAGGAGATCGTGCGGGCGCAGTTCGCGGCCCGCGAGATCTTCGGTCTCGGCCAGGTGTGGGACGCCGTCGAGGCGCTCGACAACCAGGTCGCCGCCGATGTGCAGACCCGGATCCGGCTGCACTCGCGCCGACTCGTCGAGCGCGGTTCGCGCTGGCTGCTCGGCAACCGGCCGCAGCCGCTGGAGATCGCCGGGACGATCGACTTCTTCAAGGCGGGCGTCGACCAGGTCTGGGCCGAGCTGCCCAAGATGCTGATGGGCGCCGATCTGGAGTGGTACCAGTCGATCCTGGACGAGCTCACCGAGGCGGGCGTCCCGGGCGAGCTGGCCCAGCGGGTCGCCGGATTCTCCTCCGCCTTCCCGGTGCTGGACATCGTGGCGATCGCGGAGCGCACGGGGAAGGACCCGCTCTCCGTCGCCGAGGTGTACTACGACCTCGCGGACCGGCTGGGCATCACCCAGCTGATGGACCGGATCATCGAGCTGCCGCGGGCCGACCGCTGGCAGTCCATGGCCCGCGCCTCCATCC